A portion of the Clostridium gelidum genome contains these proteins:
- the corA gene encoding magnesium/cobalt transporter CorA, giving the protein MNKIMKKRSIKAGLPPGSLIYTGEKKSEAIQIKLFNYDVDRFEEKVIDLNDVSLLHPKESTVYWINVEGIHDVNTIEKLGGCFGIHPLVLEDILNTGQRPKIENYDGYTYIVVKMLFYDNKLSEFTTEQESFILGENYVISFSERKVEIYNTVREGIRQGVGRIRKMGTDYLIYNLLDVIVDNYFVVLEELSEKIEDTEDELVSNPSKDTLQVIHKLKKQMLYLHKSVWPLREVVSFLTRSETPLVKESVDIYIRDLYDHVIQVMDTTETLRDILSSMLDMYLSSVSNKMNEIMKVLTIISTVFIPLSFIVGLYGMNLSNMPEYNWPWMYPVVWVIMISIATSMLIFFKKKKWW; this is encoded by the coding sequence ATGAATAAAATTATGAAAAAACGTTCTATAAAAGCAGGATTGCCTCCAGGAAGTCTAATATACACTGGAGAAAAAAAGAGTGAAGCAATTCAAATAAAGCTATTTAATTATGATGTAGATAGATTTGAGGAAAAAGTAATTGATTTAAATGATGTAAGCTTGTTACACCCGAAAGAATCCACTGTATATTGGATTAACGTAGAAGGCATTCATGATGTCAATACTATTGAAAAACTTGGTGGTTGTTTTGGGATTCATCCTTTGGTGTTGGAAGATATTCTAAATACTGGGCAACGTCCTAAGATAGAGAATTATGATGGATATACTTATATTGTTGTAAAGATGCTATTCTATGATAATAAGTTGAGCGAATTTACCACTGAACAAGAAAGTTTCATACTTGGTGAAAATTATGTTATTTCTTTTAGTGAAAGGAAAGTAGAAATATATAATACAGTGCGTGAAGGAATTAGACAAGGAGTAGGACGTATTAGAAAAATGGGTACAGATTACCTGATTTATAATTTGCTTGATGTAATTGTTGATAATTACTTTGTTGTACTAGAAGAATTGAGTGAAAAGATTGAAGATACAGAAGATGAGTTAGTATCGAATCCTTCGAAGGATACATTGCAAGTCATTCATAAATTAAAAAAACAAATGTTATATCTACATAAATCAGTATGGCCGTTACGGGAGGTAGTTAGTTTTCTAACACGAAGTGAAACACCGCTAGTTAAAGAATCTGTGGATATATATATAAGGGATTTATATGACCATGTAATTCAGGTAATGGATACTACTGAAACTTTAAGGGATATATTGTCTAGTATGTTGGACATGTATCTTTCTAGTGTAAGTAACAAAATGAATGAAATAATGAAAGTTTTAACAATTATATCTACTGTTTTTATACCTCTATCATTTATTGTGGGATTATATGGCATGAATCTCTCAAATATGCCAGAATATAATTGGCCATGGATGTATCCAGTAGTATGGGTAATCATGATTTCTATTGCAACTTCAATGCTTATTTTCTTTAAAAAGAAAAAATGGTGGTAG